The Gemella haemolysans genome includes a region encoding these proteins:
- a CDS encoding ATP-binding cassette domain-containing protein — protein sequence MKLAIKNINKKFSIKKVLNNVSFTVNAGEIVALVGRNGSGKTTLLEILSGIYSQDSGEIEIEGIDNKNIRKQLIYIPDRFDYFKNSKIKKVCEFYKLAYENFDEQYFKTELEKIKLLQTSRLSELSKGQLAIFSLILGISCRTRFIFLDEPLDGIDVINTKMIVDYILDAQSDGIGLLISSHQLNALENISDKVVYLDDGIGIGEEINKDEYSKYQLVYQEKIPEELRCNPNLRIISNIGRVYVVIVRGSYDATHDIIQDEDLLQYDKLPIVLEDIFLLNSKGEDENV from the coding sequence ATGAAACTTGCGATAAAGAATATTAATAAAAAATTTTCAATAAAGAAAGTATTAAATAATGTTAGTTTTACTGTAAATGCTGGAGAAATTGTAGCACTTGTTGGTAGAAATGGAAGTGGGAAAACAACTTTATTAGAGATTTTATCAGGAATATATAGTCAAGATTCTGGGGAAATAGAAATTGAAGGCATAGATAATAAAAATATAAGAAAACAACTGATTTATATACCGGATAGATTCGATTATTTCAAAAATTCTAAAATTAAAAAGGTTTGTGAATTTTACAAATTAGCCTATGAAAATTTTGATGAACAATATTTTAAAACAGAATTAGAAAAAATTAAATTATTACAGACTAGCAGATTATCTGAATTATCAAAAGGACAATTAGCCATTTTTAGTTTGATTTTGGGGATTTCATGTCGAACAAGGTTTATCTTTTTAGATGAACCGTTAGACGGAATAGATGTGATAAATACTAAAATGATAGTTGACTATATTTTGGATGCTCAAAGTGATGGGATTGGATTATTAATTAGTAGTCACCAATTAAATGCTTTAGAAAATATAAGTGATAAGGTTGTCTATTTAGATGATGGAATTGGAATAGGTGAAGAAATTAATAAGGATGAGTATAGTAAATATCAATTGGTGTATCAAGAAAAGATACCAGAGGAGTTACGTTGTAATCCTAATTTAAGAATTATTAGCAATATTGGAAGAGTTTATGTGGTTATTGTGAGGGGAAGTTATGATGCTACTCATGACATTATTCAAGATGAAGATCTTCTTCAATATGATAAACTACCTATTGTATTAGAGGATATCTTTTTATTAAATAGTAAAGGGGAAGATGAAAATGTGTAA
- a CDS encoding GntR family transcriptional regulator, with protein MFKIDSLSDKPIYKQIVDQTKSMISKNLLQEGDKLPSVREFSKMLGVNVSTIQKAFQQLESEKIIITIVGKGTFITNNFDSIIPNYKLIDSIIEELVREVKIRGISEEDLLEKIKLEFRKDD; from the coding sequence ATGTTTAAAATTGATTCATTATCAGATAAACCAATTTATAAACAAATAGTAGATCAAACTAAATCTATGATAAGCAAAAACTTATTGCAAGAGGGAGATAAATTACCATCGGTAAGAGAATTTTCTAAAATGTTAGGTGTCAATGTTAGTACGATACAAAAAGCTTTTCAACAGCTGGAAAGTGAAAAAATAATTATAACAATTGTAGGGAAAGGTACTTTTATCACTAATAACTTTGATAGTATTATCCCAAATTATAAATTAATAGATTCTATAATTGAAGAATTGGTTAGGGAAGTAAAGATAAGGGGAATCTCGGAAGAAGATTTATTAGAAAAAATTAAGTTAGAATTTCGAAAGGATGATTAA